The following proteins are co-located in the Trichormus variabilis 0441 genome:
- a CDS encoding YkvA family protein, with translation MNFSIQSLYNWYRGLLQNPKYRWWVILGTILYIASPIDIAPDFLPVVGQIDDFLVLSILVTEVSGLVLEGWKARKGDSSTATDSPATEKTVDVDAVSVK, from the coding sequence ATGAATTTTTCCATTCAATCACTGTATAACTGGTATCGCGGTTTACTACAAAACCCCAAATATCGTTGGTGGGTAATTCTAGGAACAATACTTTATATTGCCAGCCCAATTGATATTGCTCCAGATTTTCTGCCTGTTGTGGGACAGATTGATGATTTTTTGGTTTTGTCAATCTTAGTTACTGAGGTATCTGGGCTGGTGCTTGAAGGTTGGAAAGCGCGGAAGGGTGATTCTAGCACCGCAACAGATTCCCCCGCTACTGAAAAAACAGTTGATGTCGATGCTGTCTCTGTCAAGTAG